The following coding sequences lie in one Xylocopa sonorina isolate GNS202 chromosome 15, iyXylSono1_principal, whole genome shotgun sequence genomic window:
- the LOC143430812 gene encoding sortilin-related receptor, protein MAGRMTSAFYYSALIFYLILLTSSNNGQRFGERAKTLHITEDYESYGYRRPFVINRDDYSADANETSSSRARRDVPSSFPNNPNITTKVNPLNDSHQQLIVHWVGERSNVIICLARDSTSMMRLQATKATTLNPSAVYISYDYGDTFVNITEKFRIDQPKSTTPQYATLDKFTNHPKYYKFCIFVDSTHQLLFITPDNGKTIKKVPVTFYPSEISFYEMDVDIVLALDKVSSMRTLWLSTDTGFSWVAIHQYVKAFFWSPSPALVIERMDPTGTNTVCEFDLQINSLKDAAIHMAEPLTVVISDVEDFQIRGDFRFATSKKLKNGTEHLDLYVSYKKFNFVKAEFSTALPIKDYHIVDVSHNRVFVAASHSDTQVNLYISEVINEKRATFTLSLEGILTFFPNSTWKDSWLNDVADETFTDLYKVQGIRGIYIASQVRATAKSGSIGPEHLVSLITFDHGATWNSIKPPTSNHEGFHIHCPKDCSLHLSQRLSQLYPVTRAVSIMSSKSAPGIIMATGVIGPSLKGHPALYVSRDAGLTWKQVLKDYYFFNMGDHGGLLVAVKYFKSRGETRDITFSVDEGETWLSYQFNEKMLRVYGLMTEPGENTTVFTMFGSASGQHQWLIIKVDLRIVFERDCTKDDFKFWVPSSTDQPGISCVLGRREVYQRRAARAKCYTGVDYDRPVRTEVCPCDYNDYQCDFGFMRVGNPYHCIRDKSMTTYDPYAVLSNCKPGAFYNRTKGYVKILDDECEGGLARNFEPDEIPCPIEEKPGFLLVAQREHISRIDLVEEKLETLPIHNLNNVIAIEFDMRNNCVYWADIVNDTIGRQCFKDGTSYPEILVEIDLSSIEGMALDWVSNLLYFVDGVKMRIQVIRTDISVMGRMRRTILGPNNLQKPRGIAVHPMNGYMFWTDWAPENASVSRANLDGTDVKRLFVEPIVGWPNGITIDHIAERIYWVDARLDYIGSSDFDGKKFKKVISQNERVSHPFAVAVFKDNMYWDDWKHSMIFVADKDHGLGISNVVDQLPGLMDLKVFAHSIQEGTNSCVNSTCSHICVGAPHGEHVCLCPDGMEMIEGKCMCPGGSVAFANSTCPKVASTCAPKRFACANDVCIPGSWRCDHENDCGDNSDEIDCNRTICMPNFVCDDTKCISKDWVCDFDEDCKDGRDEMNCKYPQCTESQFKCDNGRCISHRWHCDGENDCRDGSDEKNCERQLSPSTCRSDEFLCKKNRTCIPTSWKCDTEPDCEDGQDEEDCEGMVCESWQFTCNMSHMKHSCIYNSWVCDGDRDCADGSDEVNCTTTVSPTPFTPMLPNSPCNHWMFTCDNKKCIPYWWKCDSLDDCGDDSDEHGCGNDESEGFTMVYSTEQPKVCREHQYQCVNGVCIQNSWVCDGTKDCESGEDEMHCADHSSCVEDQYKCRLDGACISIRNVCNGVMDCPDGSDELNCSGEQHFSTPATPSCYEGLFPCDETQCIPLAAYCDGKQDCVDGFDESNCEKNVTRVYQVRGIAVDERSINATSFFLYWWIPTPNNITFEFLPSIAYAVPGANWTNATDWMKNVDYQFNNLKPYTRYNVTVYVRIKGQTTVFPPAKYFIVRTGEGIPSEPWNVTVTQKNGTSVEVTWQPPLYPNGSIIGYDGFVVPPTPPVQFFRQKTSAIVDMPFEAGKNYSFWIVAKNGARESAPSNVAVLTFDGSANINHIEDLKVDATTNHSVTLSWKKMNNVDYYHVSPKGPAKYPALLPTTTDQNRVEVLNLAPGTTYTFEVAATTNKYVGKSTVITATTKDAPLPTIVKLFAHLVKPHGTTVKLTWDPPKSTKKIKWQYAIHYAVNMAEFFRGYKLLTSNLSATIKDLEACESYIFAVGVNGDYGAGPLSDPVMVFTHFNKRAPPKKLKVTPLDRPDAIVISWSASCPNIDEPIRYTISMLELNTKVPLTVTLPPTNETIMKHTFNSIKHGGRYQISISTDVEDAIPSYPVIFAIQGIQPPHQVDVSHGDQGFIIYWQERNLPETVDPDKYHYEILVVEGVEMNESLAKIYKVDQPPYTYEDPKPDVIYTFGVRLVTDDGFRSPISETVSKRFSAVTALPVTINTSSILSFAIPICLLIVALGSALAYFVVRHRRLTNSFTQFANSHYDTRRGQATFPGATDGLEEEDSPVIRGFSDDEPLVIA, encoded by the exons ATGGCCGGCCGGATGACTTCGGCCTTCTATTACTCCGCGCTAATTTTTTACTTGATATTGTTAACGAGTTCAAATAACGGGCAGAGGTTCGGTGAAAGAGCGAAAACCTTACACATCACGGAGGACTATGAATCGTATGGCTATAGGCGGCCGTTTGTCATAAATCGGGATGATTATTCGGCGGATGCTAACGAAACGTCATCCAGCCGAGCACGCAGGGATGTTCCTTCATCGTTCCCAAATAATCCAAATATCACGACGAAG GTCAATCCTTTAAACGATTCGCATCAACAACTGATTGTTCATTGGGTTGGAGAAAGATCGAACGTAATAATATGCCTGGCAAGGGACAGTACATCTATGATGAGATTGCAGGCAACCAAAGCCACCACGCTCAATCCCAGCGCTGTTTATATAAGTTACGATTACGGCGACACGTTCGTGAATATAACTGAAAAATTTCGTATCGACCAGCCGAAATCGACCACACCGCAATATGCGACTCTGGACAAATTCACTAATCATCCAAAGTATTACAAATTC TGTATCTTCGTCGACAGTACGCACCAGTTACTTTTCATCACGCCGGACAACGGGAAGACTATTAAAAAGGTGCCGGTGACATTCTATCcgagcgaaatctcgttttacgaaatggACGTTGATATTGTCCTCGCTCTGGACAAAGTCAGCTCCATGCGCACC CTATGGTTATCGACGGACACAGGTTTTTCATGGGTAGCGATACATCAATATGTGAAAGCATTCTTTTGGTCACCTTCGCCTGCATTGGTAATCGAACGAATGGACCCTACCGGAACAAATACCGTTTGCGAGTTTGATCTGCAGATCAATTCCCTGAAGGATGCGGCGATACATATGGCAGAACCATTAACTGTGGTTATTTCAGACGTGGAAGACTTTCAAATTAGAGGCGACTTTAGATTCGCTACATCGAAAAAATTAAAG AATGGAACGGAACACTTGGATCTTTATGTCTCGTACAAAAAGTTCAACTTCGTCAAGGCCGAGTTTAGTACGGCTTTGCCAATTAAGGATTATCACATCGTCGACGTTTCGCATAATAGAGTCTTCGTTGCTGCTTCGCACAGCGACACACAAGTGAATCTTTATATATCAGAAGTGATAAATGAAAAGAGGGCAACGTTCACCTTGTCTCTCGAGGGGATTCTTACGTTTTTCCCGAACAGCACCTGGAAAGACAGTTGGTTAAA TGACGTAGCAGACGAGACGTTTACCGACTTGTACAAAGTCCAAGGTATCCGTGGCATTTACATAGCATCTCAAGTAAGAGCAACAGCCAAATCAGGATCCATAGGACCAGAGCACTTAGTTTCGTTGATAACGTTCGATCATGGCGCAACGTGGAACTCTATAAAACCACCTACCTCGAATCACGAAGGTTTTCATATTCACTGCCCCAAAGATTGCTCGTTGCATTTGAGCCAGCGTTTGAGTCAACTGTATCCCGTGACGAGGGCAGTATCCATCATGAGCTCCAAGTCAGCGCCTGGTATCATAATGGCGACAGGAGTGATAGGGCCTAGTCTTAAGGGTCATCCTGCCCTGTACGTGTCAAGAGACGCCGGTCTCACTTGGAAACAGGTGCTTAAAGACTATTATTTTTTCAACATGGGCGACCACGGCGGTCTGCTGGTGGCTGTCAAGTATTTCAAGTCACGTGGCGAGACCAGAGATATTACTTTCTCCGTCGACGAAGGGGAGACCTGGCTCTCGTATCAGTTCAACGAGAAGATGCTACGTGTGTACGGACTGATGACGGAGCCAGGTGAAAACACGACGGTCTTCACGATGTTCGGTTCGGCCAGCGGCCAACATCAGTGGCTTATAATCAAGGTCGATCTGAGGATCGTGTTCGAGAGGGATTGCACCAAGGACGATTTTAAATTCTGGGTACCGTCTAGTACCGATCAGCCGGGTATATCCTGCGTGCTGGGTCGTAGGGAGGTTTACCAAAGAAGAGCGGCACGCGCCAAGTGTTACACGGGAGTGGATTACGATCGGCCAGTGCGGACAGAGGTGTGCCCATGCGATTATAACGACTATCAATGCGACTTTGGGTTTATGCGAGTCGGGAATCCTTATCACTGCATCAGAGACAAATCCATGACTACTTACGACCCTTACGCCGTATTGAGTAACTGTAAACCCGGCGCGTTTTACAATCGAACGAAAGGTTACGTCAAGATATTGGACGACGAGTGCGAAGGTGGATTGGCCAGAAACTTCGAGCCTGACGAGATACCATGCCCCATAGAGGAGAAACCCGGGTTCTTATTGGTCGCGCAACGGGAGCACATCTCGCGGATCGATTTGGTGGAAGAAAAATTGGAGACGTTGCCCATTCACAATCTGAACAACGTGATCGCCATCGAGTTCGATATGAGGAACAATTGTGTATATTGGGCGGATATAGTGAACgatactataggtagacaatgCTTCAAGGATGGCACAAGCTATCCTGAAATTCTGGTGGAAATAGACTTGAGCTCGATCGAGGGAATGGCGTTAGACTGGGTCTCTAACCTATTATACTTCGTGGACGGTGTTAAGATGAGAATCCAGGTAATCAGAACGGACATTTCCGTAATGGGAAGAATGCGGAGGACCATCCTAGGGCCTAACAATCTACAGAAACCGAGAGGAATCGCGGTTCATCCGATGAACGGATACATGTTTTGGACTGACTGGGCACCAGAAAATGCCTCGGTATCTAGAGCTAATCTGGATGGAACGGACGTGAAAAGGCTGTTCGTGGAACCGATTGTTGGATGGCCGAATGGAATAACCATCGATCACATAGCGGAACGTATCTATTGGGTAGATGCCAGGCTGGATTACATCGGGTCCAGTGACTTTGATGGGAAAAAATTCAAGAAAGTGATCTCTCAGAACGAGAGAGTGTCGCATCCCTTTGCCGTTGCTGTATTCAAAGACAACATGTACTGGGATGATTGGAAACATTCAATGATATTTGTCGCGGACAAGGACCACGGTCTCGGTATATCTAACGTTGTAGATCAGTTGCCCGGCCTGATGGACCTGAAGGTATTCGCCCACAGCATTCAAGAAGGTACTAACAGCTGCGTCAATAGCACTTGTTCGCACATCTGCGTGGGGGCACCCCACGGAGAGCACGTCTGCCTATGCCCCGATGGAATGGAAATGATCGAAGGGAAGTGTATGTGTCCGGGCGGAAGCGTAGCGTTCGCAAATTCAACGTGCCCCAAGGTGGCGAGTACGTGCGCCCCGAAACGGTTTGCCTGCGCGAACGACGTGTGTATCCCTGGATCGTGGCGGTGCGATCATGAGAACGATTGCGGTGACAATTCCGACGAGATCGACTGCAACAGGACCATCTGTATGCCGAACTTTGTGTGCGACGATACCAAGTGCATCTCCAAGGACTGGGTCTGCGACTTCGACGAGGACTGTAAGGACGGCAGGGACGAGATGAACTGCAAATACCCACAGTGCACCGAATCGCAGTTCAAGTGCGACAACGGAAGGTGTATATCGCACAGGTGGCACTGCGACGGTGAGAACGATTGTCGGGATGGTTCCGACGAGAAAAACTGCGAGAGGCAGCTGTCCCCGAGTACCTGTAGGTCCGACGAGTTCCTCTGCAAGAAAAATAGAACCTGCATACCAACTAGTTGGAAATGCGATACCGAGCCGGACTGCGAAGACGGTCAAGACGAGGAGGATTGCGAGGGGATGGTCTGCGAGAGCTGGCAGTTCACCTGTAATATGTCGCATATGAAACACAGCTGTATATACAATTCATGGGTCTGCGACGGGGATCGGGATTGCGCGGACGGGTCCGACGAGGTAAACTGCACCACCACCGTAAGTCCGACGCCGTTTACTCCGATGCTACCGAACAGTCCATGCAACCACTGGATGTTCACCTGCGACAACAAGAAGTGTATTCCGTACTGGTGGAAATGCGATAGTCTAGACGATTGCGGAGACGATTCGGACGAGCACGGCTGCGGTAACGACGAGTCCGAAGGATTTACTATGGTATATTCTACGGAACAGCCAAAGGTGTGCAGAGAACATCAGTATCAGTGTGTGAACGGTGTTTGTATACAAAACTCGTGGGTCTGCGATGGTACCAAGGATTGTGAATCCGGCGAGGACGAGATGCACTGCGCCGATCACTCTTCCTGCGTGGAGGATCAGTACAAGTGCCGGTTGGACGGTGCTTGTATCTCTATAAGGAATGTTTGCAACGGCGTAATGGACTGTCCGGACGGTAGCGACGAACTGAACTGCTCAGGCGAGCAACACTTCAGTACACCAGCTACGCCGTCCTGTTACGAAGGTTTGTTCCCCTGCGACGAGACACAGTGCATCCCCTTGGCGGCTTACTGCGACGGCAAACAGGACTGCGTCGACGGTTTTGACGAGAGTAACTGCGAGAAAAATGTCACACGCGTCTACCAAGTACGCGGTATAGCAGTGGACGAACGATCCATTAACGCCACCAGTTTCTTCTTGTATTGGTGGATACCTACGCCTAATAACATCACCTTCGAGTTTCTGCCCTCCATAGCGTACGCCGTGCCTGGGGCTAATTGGACCAACGCCACCGACTGGATGAAGAACGTGGACTACCAGTTTAATAATCTGAAACCGTACACTCGTTACAACGTGACCGTTTACGTTAGAATCAAGGGCCAGACGACTGTGTTCCCGCCAGCAAAATATTTCATCGTGAGGACAGGCGAGGGTATACCCTCGGAACCGTGGAACGTGACCGTAACTCAGAAAAATGGGACCAGCGTGGAGGTGACTTGGCAGCCACCTTTGTATCCGAACGGATCTATCATCGGTTACGACGGATTCGTAGTGCCACCTACTCCGCCCGTACAATTCTTCAGACAGAAGACTTCTGCCATTGTGGATATGCCGTTTGAGGCAGGGAAGAATTATTCGTTTTGGATAGTAGCGAAAAACGGCGCACGGGAGTCTGCTCCGTCCAACGTGGCTGTACTGACCTTCGATGGGTCCGCTAATATCAACCATATCGAGGATTTGAAAGTCGATGCGACCACCAATCACTCGGTGACCTTATCCTGGAAAAAGATGAACAACGTGGACTATTATCACGTATCACCAAAAGGACCGGCAAAGTATCCCGCGTTGTTACCAACCACCACAGACCAAAATCGTGTGGAGGTGCTTAATCTGGCCCCAGGTACTACATACACTTTCGAGGTTGCCGCGACGACCAACAAGTACGTTGGAAAGTCCACGGTTATTACCGCTACTACAAAGGACGCTCCTTTGCCGACCATCGTGAAATTGTTCGCTCATTTGGTAAAACCGCATGGGACCACAGTCAAGCTCACTTGGGATCCGCCCAAGAGCACTAAGAAGATCAAGTGGCAGTATGCCATTCACTATGCGGTGAATATGGCCGAGTTTTTCAGAG GATACAAACTGTTGACGTCGAATTTGTCAGCCACCATTAAAGACTTGGAGGCCTGCGAGTCGTACATATTCGCAGTCGGAGTTAATGGAGATTATGGTGCTGGCCCTTTAAGCGATCCTGTTATGGTCTTTACGCATTTCAACAAACGTGCTCCACCAAAGAAACTGAAAGTTACTCCGTTGGACAGACCCGATGCAATAGTTATCTCTTGGAGTGCCAGTTGCCCTAACATTGACGAACCGATTAGATATACG ATCAGTATGTTGGAATTGAACACAAAAGTGCCACTCACTGTGACCCTACCGCCGACCAACGAAACTATCATGAAGCACACGTTCAATTCCATTAAACATGGCGGTAGATATCAGATCTCGATATCCACGGACGTCGAAGACGCCATACCAAGTTACCCGGTTATCTTCGCGATTCAGGGTATTCAACCGCCGCATCAGGTAGATGTTTCGCACGGGGACCAAGGATTCATCATTTACTGGCAAGAACGGAATCTGCCAGAGACCGTGGATCCCGACAAGTATCATTATGAGATTCTGGTAGTAGAAGGAGTGGAAATGAATGAGTCGCTTGCTAAAATTTATAAAGTCGATCAGCCACCATACACCTACGAAGATCCGAAACCGGATGTGATTTACACGTTCGGTGTTCGTTTAGTTACCGACGACGGTTTCCGAAGCCCTATAAGCGAGACTGTCAGCAAACGATTCAGCGCAG tgACAGCATTGCCAGTGACGATAAATACGTCCAGCATCCTATCGTTTGCGATACCAATCTGTTTGCTGATCGTGGCCTTAGGATCTGCGTTGGCTTATTTCGTGGTTAGACACAGAAGGTTGACTAATAGTTTCACACAGTTTGCTAATAGCCACTACGATACAAGACGTGGACAGGCAACTTTTCCGGGCGCTACAGATGGTTTAG AAGAAGAAGACAGTCCAGTCATCCGTGGTTTCTCGGATGACGAGCCTCTGGTAATAGCGTAA